The following is a genomic window from Mycolicibacterium sp. TY81.
AGGACGGCATGTTCAACGTGCGCTGTGCCAAGAACCTGCCGTGCGAGACGGTGCCCGGCAAGCGCGCCGCGACCGTCAAGCAATGCGAGAGCAACGAGCCGTACGTGCCCCTCAACGACGGCTACAACTGGAAGGGCGATCCCAACGCCACCTGGACCGGGCAGGACGTGCCACAACTGCGGCCGGGCGCGGCCCCGCCTCCGGGCGCGCCGCCACCGCCACCGCCACCGGTCGCCGTGGCCGAGTACGACCCGGCCAGTGGGTCGTATGTCGGCCCGGACGGAAAGACCTATACCCAAGCCGATCTGGCCCACACGGCTCCGAAGGAGAAGACATGGCAGAGCATGATGACGCCGCAGCCGGGGAGCTGACCGACGGCGGTGGGGTCGCCGTCCTCGACCCCGAGATCGATGACATCGACGAGACGGATGCCGATGACGCCGGTGACACGGACGGTGCCGATGAGCGCGTCGACGAGCCCGCGAAGCCGAAGCGGGTGCGCCGGCTCGCGGCGGTGCTCGGGCTGGTCCTGGTGGTCGCGCTGAGCACGCTGGTCGGCTGGCTGGTGGTCCGCACGCACCGCGCGACCGACGTCGACGAGCGGCAGAGCCAGATCGTGCAGGCCGCCCGGCAGGGCGCCCTGAACCTGACGACCATCGACTGGCAGCGCGCCGACGCCGACGTCCAGCGCATCCTCGACAGCGCGACCGGCGAGTTCTACGACGACTTCGCCAAGCGCTCAGCACCTTTCATCAATGTCGTCAAGGAGGCGAAGTCGACGTCCACCGGGTCGATCACCGAGGCCGGGCTGGAATCGGAGTCTGGCGACTCGGCTCAGGTGCTGGTCGCGGTGGCCGTCAAGACCTCCAATGTCGGTGCGCCGGAACAACAACCACGCGAGTGGCGGATGCGCCTCGCGGTGCAGAAAGTCGGTGATGTGATGAAGGTGTCGAACGTGGAGTTTGTGCCGTGAAACTGATCAAGACCAGCGGCGGCGAGGCCGCAGCCGAAAAATCTTTCGAGGCAACGGCATCGGTGGATGAGCTCGCCGCCGATGAGGGTGAAGGTGCGGCCGAGTCCGATGCCGCAGAGACCACCGACGCGGCGCCTGCCGCCGGGCGGCGCCGCGTCGCGTGGGCGAACGTGGCGGTCTACGGACTGCTGCCCGCCGTCGTCCTCGCGCTCGGTGGCGCGGCCGGCTACCTGCAGTGGAAAGACGTGTCGCTGAGCCGATCCGACACGGCCAAAAAGGAATCCACGAAGGCCGCCACCGACGGCACGGTCGCGCTGCTGTCCTACAAGCCCGAGACGGTCGACAAGGATCTGGAGGCCGCCAAGAAGTAC
Proteins encoded in this region:
- a CDS encoding mammalian cell entry protein produces the protein MAEHDDAAAGELTDGGGVAVLDPEIDDIDETDADDAGDTDGADERVDEPAKPKRVRRLAAVLGLVLVVALSTLVGWLVVRTHRATDVDERQSQIVQAARQGALNLTTIDWQRADADVQRILDSATGEFYDDFAKRSAPFINVVKEAKSTSTGSITEAGLESESGDSAQVLVAVAVKTSNVGAPEQQPREWRMRLAVQKVGDVMKVSNVEFVP